GGAATACGTTACACCTGAGCGAATTCCGggcgacattacacctgagcgaatcagggaaccaGTGAGACCTGGAGGTGACCGGAAGACATGACATCTGAGTGGATCGGGAAACATAAGATATTTGGGCGGTATCAGGAAAGACGttatacctgagcgattcagggaagatggAACCCCTGGATGACTTGAGGCTGCCGCACCACCGCAAGGCCGCAGGGAACCTGACCCCTAACCTAAGGAATACGACAGCCTCAAGATGATGAACGCAATGGCGTGATTGGCAGGAGCCCAGGGTGACCGGGCCTGCAGTTGGCATTAATCCAagattccccctttttttttttcagcagtgcgGGGTTTAACGGGCAGCATGCCAACAGCAGGCAGTCAGCCGGCGACACATTCGCACGGAGAAGCGGTGTCCCCTGAAGACCGGGCGGCAGTGCCGCTGGTCCTGCCGCTCGGGACCCCACACTGGGAACATAGGCAGGAAAGATGGCACGAACGCCATGACGCTAACCTACCCTTGCAGGCACCACCACCCAGAACCAGCCGACAGAAGATAGCCACCGATCAGAAGGTACAACCAAAGTACATACACCCAGTGTTGTGGAAACAGGATTGATGTCAACATGATTATACGTACAAATTGCATGCAAGCTACATGACTTCAGGTAGGCTTGCAGGCGTCTGCCAGGAATTGCCGGCAGCGCCAAAACCAGCATGCATACCTGTGGAGCCATCCCCGCCTGCCCCCCTCGCTCTCGCCCAGCTGCGCCACACCAactgcggcgcatgcgccggagggCCCAGTACCTGGAGGGGGGGAGGCGTCAGGGCGATGCACGCTGCGGCAGCAGTCGCGATGCCGGGAGTCAGCGCGGAGCTACAGACCGGGCTGAAATGGGGGAACACAAAGTGCCGGTGGCAGGCGCACCTGCCCGGGCCGCAGAGCGGTGATACTTGCGGGAGGCAATGCGGCTGGCTGCACGACCCGAGATGTGGAGTGACGACAAGACAGAAgacgcgaccggaagtgacgtcagggaCAGGTGCTGCAAAGGCaaagaacgggcgccctcctgcttgcaCCAGAGGGGTTAAATAGGGTAGTCGCtccacccacaattacaggctgcacgcagccttaactattagtatatttttttatttttttttacttctacccacggtgactccacatgttcatgcccctcacttatattttcccatagtgtgggctttagacaggactttacataaaggcagacccctccccctttcctgTTTTAACGATCATTTCTAAACAGATTGTAACCCTGTatgttaactgcccagtcatagctatcatccagccatgtctcagttattcctcctcacacatgtcacaaccagacagctgagaagctctgacagaggcctttcagaacctcctccttgagtttctgtgttgtggtattcagctcctcctctcgttagcctctctcagctgtcatgtgttggactaattgcttccctttaaattcctccccagaaggcttttctgggcggcttatactacttcctggagtgtgtgtgcatgctgactctgttctcctgtttgcttcaaagctaagtgttgtaccttttatctgttattttctgtttgctggatcccaggtgaccctgactccctccgtatcttgtgtagggagccggtggtcgtgtcccctcactattgtagggtgctcagggctttatagtcaagggcccagattcaagaagcacttgcgcgggaacaagtgtgatttgcgccgcgcaagtactgatttgctcctatgcaaatttgcggctgattctgtaaaccagttaagcctgaaaagcggccattttcccgcgcacgcagcctagctgttcctgcgcaattttcgtgcaattttgcacggggtgtaagttgcgccttcatggaattccctcagcgaatatgcaaattaggtactgccgatgattcagaaacatgcgcgtgtgatgcgcatcttgcgctggaagcgtgcaagcttttttcccagGGTGACCGAGCCTGCAGTTGGCATTAATCCAggattcccccttttttttttcgagTCCTGCCGCTCGGGACCCCACACTGGGAACATAGGCAGGAAAGATGGCATGAACGCCATGACGCTAACCTACCCTTGCAGGCACCACCACCCAGAACCAGCCGACAGAAGATAGCCACCGATCGGAAGGTCCAAACCAAAGTACATACACCCAGTGTTGTGGAAACAGGATTGATATCAACATGATTATACGTACAAATTGCATGCAAGCTACATGACTTCAGGTAGGCTTGCAGGCGTCTGCCAGGAATTGCCGGGCAGCGCCAAAACCATTACCCCAGCATGCATACCTGTGGAGCCGTCCCCGCCTGCCCCCCTCGCTCTCGCCCAGCTGCGCCGCACCAactgcggcgcatgcgccggagggCCCAGTACCTGGAGGGGGGGAGGCGTCAGGGCGATGCACGCTGCGGCAGCAGTCGCGATGCCGGGAGTCAGCGCCGAGCTACAGACCGGGCTGAAAAGGGGGAACACAAAGTGCCGGTGGCAGGCGCACCTGCCCGGGCCGCAGAGCGGTGATACTTGCGGGAGGCAATGCGGGAGGCAATGCGGCTGGCTGCACGACCCGAGATGTGGAGTGACGACAAGACAGAAGActcgaccggaagtgacgtcaggcaCAGGTGCTGCAAAGGCaaagaacgggcgccctcctgcttgcaCCAGAGGGGTTAAATAGGGTAGTCGCtccacccacaattacaggctgcacgcagccttaactattagtatatttttttatttttttttacttctacccacggtgactccacatgttcatgcccctcacttatattttcccatagtgtgggctttagacaggactttacataaaggcagacccctccccctttcctgTTTTAACGATCATTTCTAAACAGATTGTAACCCTGTatgttaactgcccagtcatagctatcatccagccatgtctcagttattcctcctcacacatgtcacaaccagacagctgagaagctctgacagaggcctttcagaacctcctccttgagtttctgtgttgtggtattcagctcctcctctcgttagcctctctcagctgtcatgtgttggactaattgcttccctttaaattcctccccagaaggcttttctgggcggcttatactacttcctggagtgtgtgtgcatgctgactctgttctcctgtttgcttcaaagctaagtgttgtaccttttatctgttattttctgtttgctggatcccaggtgaccctgactccctccgtatcttgtgtagggagccggtggtcgtgtcccctcactattgtagggtgctcagggctttatagtcaagggcccagattcaagaagcacttgcgcgggaacaagtgtgatttgcgccgcgcaagtactgatttgctcctatgcaaatttgcggctgattctgtaaaccagttaagcctgaaaagcggccattttcccgcgcacgcagcctagctgttcctgcgcaattttcgtgcaattttgcacggggtgtaagttgcgccttcatggaattccctcagcgaatatgcaaattaggtactgccgatgattcagaaacatgcgcgtgtgatgcgcatcttgcgctggaagcgtgcaagcttttttccctgggcaaacttgctcctgttaaaagcaggggcaagttagcaaaagatggccaaatgtctcatatcatttaatttcttctggatgtcatcccaggtacgcacttcattacccagggcattgatgtccagggcaatggcttcatatatagccctcctttgggcaatggtggtgtttgcccgctgggcaccatataggacttccttatgctgctggagtgcagcaatcaggatgtccatctctgcagccacaaagttggccttccttattttggtccctttgggaggtgccatgtcttgcaaaagggctgaatttccttgctcaggggggggtaggaaaaagcaggatgaaattcagcaaagaacctgcgcaagtctgctcctatttatttgctcagtgcaagcagctgagcaggatttgccctgaaattatgctagcaaacctctgctgagccgaaaattcctcatttacataggggcacacccactttgacttgcacggccttgcgccctcagctttgccttaaacaggagcaaattaaatgaacaaacgattcctgaatcaggtggcaatttggcaaaattgctccagcgcagagaaattcagctgagcggctcaggtgtaagtaatgggcaaatctacctgaatctgggccaaggttcgtggatatgcaaacctccaccattcggatctttgcataggctgagcagccagggaaagtgccaggtcttctgcaggggtctcccttggttccttagtttttggatccagcgagtcgtttatacatgttgctttgccttgtttcctgtacaccgtccgtgacaacacatcactaattccagttcaccagtttcattagtcaggcttctggcattagtatacatacagttGAGAggtttgtgtatatttttttaccctacaccttttcttgtaaactgttctagtccctccggaagcgccaggaagacaacacaccttgcaacatttatggcatagtgATGGCAGCAGCTCAGGAACTGAGCCCCATAATCCGCTTGGTGCTTTAATATGCTGTGCAATACATTTACTGCATGGTGTAGTAAGGGGTCAAAGAATATAACTCATCACAAAAaatgccctcatacagctacatcgacagaaaaaaaaaagttgtgatgtgataatgaaaatacaaaaaaaaagattggTCAATAAATGACAACCAGGCTTGGTGGTGTACTCCAGTCTTCAGCTGCATGATTATCAGGAAGCTCCGATGTCACATGTgattattgtacagacacagacGTCCCGGTGATGGTGACCTGCACTCACAGGACACTTCATTAGCTCCACCTTCTTAATCCTTGATATGACCCTCTTTCCCCTTAGAACACCCTGAGTTCTTAGTGTAATGGACCCAACATTGTGCTGGAAACCTTTATTCCAGATCCTGATTGATGACCTCACTCTGTCTAGTCTACTACATCCTAAAGATGTCTATAAACCTGAGATCTGGTGCGGCCATTAGACTATACAGACCACATTGTCATGTCTGTAAATTCAGCATGAGACGTGTGCTTTACCTCATGGCACATTATCTTGTTATATAGCTAGTTCAGTACTCTGTCATGGGTGCAACTGTAATCTGTATGCCCACTGCACTGCACAACTAATGAGCCAGTGGGAGATGCAGTAGAGCGGACAGTGATCTCTCACATCTCCTGGCGGCTTGTAAGTTATTCAGcgcattttatttttaactgtctgccataacagtaacctccacagtgctttgcccttttaatagtgacctccacagccccccgtttttttaactgtgacctccagagCGCCGCCTCCTTAACGGTGACCATCACAGAGCCCCACCCCCTTAATAATGACCTATAACAGtgaaaacctggtgtaaaactgtgggTATGTCAATGAGGCGAAGAGTGAAGGACCTAGAAGTTTCTTTATGCTAATAAGGGGAATGTGACCGTATGTATGTCCGGATATGACCGGATATTGGCTCATACGGGTCATGTGAtgatgccatatttgcatttcttGGGAATATCTCAAGTACTGTACGACTGCTAAGACCTTTATGAAAGCCTTCCAGACAGCCAAAGTACCTACTGTATGTGTCAAATTCATTGTACAATGATTCAGGGGTTTGGATGCCTATAAAGGACAGAGAGACAAACATTGATTTTTATAATATAGATACAGTATATGGACAGTTTTAGCTACATATAAGGGAATGAGTAAGGTTCATCAGCAGTGATTGAGGATGGTCTGCACTCCTcattagcagtttttttttataaaaaaaaagtacaaaatcaacaaatacagtatattgcaaaaaataaacagattcACTTGCCCTATACATTTaagaaaattaaattaaatgatcCTTGTGCTTTAAGCTATAGCTACGTTTTATGGCATGGATTTTTATACTGAATCCACCAGCTTCATCGGGTCTGAGAGATCTATTGTGTGTTGAGAAATGTGGAGAAGGATCCTTTTTAAGTTAATTTGTTGCATTAACATGATGCCGACTCAGCACGGAAGGGCGAAAGGTGTTGTGAGAAGGTAGCCTAGATTGTAAGACATGGTCAGGTTATTTAAATTTGAGTTATGTTTGTGGTTACCGGAAGTAgacttgaataaaaaaaattgtaaccaAAATCAAGAGTGGATTAAAAATGGATGACTTGTACCTGTAGTTTCTGCTGGATCAATTTCCAGCCTAATAGGAACGTTATAGGTTTGTCTACACTGTAGTTTTTTCAATTCCAATTTTTGTCTTCACAGAAAATCCCAGTAAAAATTGTATTGGAAATGTTATATTATCACTAAATTCTAAAGCAGAAGATGAAGATACCATGCAGCATTCTTTAGGAGAAACTCTCATTACCCttaatgtacatccaggacttcacagAACAGATGTATCTTATAATCTCCCTAATCATGAGGAACCTCTAGGGGGTAAAAGATTTCAGTGTGGTAAAGAGTTCAGTAAAAGATCAAGACTTTCTACACACAAAAGAATTCTCCCAGGGAAAAAACCATACTCCTGTGCAGAAAGTGGAAAGCACTTCAGAaagaaatcatatcttgttagacATGAAATAAATCACACAGAAGACAAGCCGtactcctgttcagaatgtgggaagtgctttacagaaaaatcaagtcttgttacacatgagaaaagtcacacaggagagaaaccgtattcatgctcagaatgtgagaaatgctttAATAGTAAATtacatcttgttatacatcagacaagtcacacaggggagaagccatattcctgttcagaatgtttTAAGGGCTTTTCAAtaaaatcaagtcttgttagacATAAGAAAATTCACAAATCAGAGAAGCCATACTCCTgctcagaatgtggtaaatggtTTACAGAGAAATCACAACTTGTGAGACATGAgaaaaatcacacaggagagaaaccatattcatgttcagaatgtgggaaatgttttacagctaAATCAATTCTTGCTACACATGAGAGATATCACATAGGAGAAAAacaatattcatgttcagaatgtgggaaatgttttacatggaaatcagatcttgttagacatgagagaattcacacaggagaaaaaccgtttttatgttccgaatgtgggaaatgttttaccgaTAAATCAACCCTTGTCGCACAttggagaactcacacaggagagaaaccatattcatgtccagaatgtgtgaaatgttttttaaaaaaatcgaatTTTGTTACACAttggagaactcacacaggagaaaagccatattcatgttcagaatgtggaaaatgttttacagatagatcccatcttgttagacatgaaataagtcacacaggagagaagccatattcatgtccagaatgtggggaATGTTTTACTAGTAAAATCAAACTTAAGGATCATCAGAAatgccacacaggagagaagctgttTTGATGTTTTATATATTGAAAATGTTTTGTAAGGAAAACAAATTCTATAACTCATCAGCTCAGAAGAAACcttattattttttgggaatatagGAAATACTGTAAGAGCAAAAAGAAATGTTAACCCCAGTTATTCACAGACAGGTAAGTAACTGGGGCTACATAGCAACATGTGTACCCAACAGCAAGAAAAGTTGCACAATGTGTCTGCAACTTGACAAATCGGCAAAAATCTGCCAAATTGCAAAACTGTCACAGTCAAGTTGCACTGGCACCTGACTTGTATTGTGTTCTATGATGGCAAAGTCGCATATTACCTGCAACCACATATCCAAGTGTCGTGGCATATAGCGTGTCACATTGTGACCATTTGGCAATCAATAGATGCAGTGTGACAATGCGACATTGTGATTTTCATACCACATAACGTATGTGGACATATTATTATTTCATCTTTATTCAAACAGTTTTTACAGATAAAATAAACTCTTCTATTTTCTCCACGACAGCGTCACCATTGTCACTGACAGAGTTTGTCTTCTTGGCTCATATTATACTTTCTCCTAGCAATGTGACCTTCATTGCTCCTACAGACTAACCCTCCTTAGTGATATTGGTGGCATTATGACTATATCACTGATTTATCTGATCGTGTGATATTTATTTGGTCGACGAATTGTGATAATTAACCCCATATGTACATTCCTGCGGTTTGATGGTAAACCTATCTAGATACTGGAGCTGAGTGATATATTGCTGGTGGGaatcacttgtgatgtcacatctgTTTATTTAACCCCTGAGTAATGGGAACCTTAATTCAGTGACCAAGTGTTTCATATGTATCCTGCCTCCTGCTTTATTACCCGCAGAACATGAATGGAGACATACTGGGGAATTATTAGTATTttgtacactcattgacaaaaaaaaatattcactaaGAAGGAGTTGTAGAATGGAATGATGATATATGTTAATGATCGCAGTTTTAAAATTGATACGTTTCTTGGGGAAAGCTGTACAATTAAAAGGCGGCTCTAGGACCCtgtcttttcactgcgccagtggctgttcATGAGCGATGTATGCAGACTTCTGccgccatttgatgagattactaaactggtcagtcgcagccattaagccatcagtgacatcgtaccttaaacaccttctttctggagcgtgcattgtgtcgtgtcaatGATctagccgtcgaggagcaggagctggaagatgaggaagtcgcaatgctgaatgaatttccaggggggggctactccatctgagacaagtaagCAGGAGTCTGACgaggaatcagaggaggatggtggctggggggaggaggagcaagaagagaaggctttgaaggggactttaaacttttcggggatccctggtgttgtctatggctggggggaagagactgaggacgacattctcctgggcgatgagcaggagccagagcgctcctctgcttccaatttagtgcaaatgggggccttaatgcttcagtgtttgaagagggacccccgtataaaaagcataaagggcaaggaccagtactgggtggcaacgtacttgaccccggtacaaacacaaaatggcggacatgttgccagcatcacaaagggctggcagaatgcagcatttccaggccttgctgcgatagATGcttttacgatcacatatggggtgtttttgtcaccttacatcacaaaaagtacaacagcaagcgatcaaaaaggcgtttgcccaccaaaacagtaccaatctaactgtcacctcatcccgcataaaatgagcccctacctgagacaatcgcccaaaaaataaaaaaatatatggctcagaatatggagacaataaaacattttttttggttttaaaaaagctgttattgtgtaaaacttacataaatgaaaaaaaagtatacatattaggtatcgccgcgtccgtatcaaccgactctataaaaatatcacatgacctaacccctccgatgaacaccgtaaaaaacaaaactgtgctaaataaaaaaaaaattgtcacaaaagtgtaatagcaagcgatcaaaaagtcatatgcaccccaaaatagtgccaatcaaaccgtcatctcgtcccgcaaaaaataagaccctacctaagatgatctcccaaaaactgaaaaaaattatgtctctcagactatggaaacactaaaacatgattttttttgcttcaaaaatgaaatcattgtataaaacttacataaataaaaaaaagtatacatattaggtatcgcagcgtccataataacttgctctataaaaatatcacatgacctaacccctcaggtgaataccgtaaaaaaatgtcaccttacattacaaaaagtgtaatagcaagcgataaaaaagtcacacgcaccccaaaatagtgccaataaaacagtcatctcatcccgcaaaaatcataccctacccaaggtaatcgcccaaatgctgaaaaaattatggctctcagactatggaaacactaaaacatgattttttttgtttaaaaaaagaaatcattgtgtaaaacttacataaggcccctttcacacgggcgagatttccgcgcgggtgcgatgcgtgagttgaacgcattgcacccgcactgaatcctgacccattcatttctatggggctgttcacatgagcggtgattttcacgcatcacttatgcgttgcgtgaaaatcgcagcatgttctatattcagcgtttttcacgtaacgcaggccccatagaaatgaatggggttgcgtgaaaatcgcaagcatccgcaagcaagtgcggatgcggtgcgatttccacgcatgggttctaggtgacagtctattcactgtattattttcccttataacatggttataagggaaaataatagcattctgactacagaatgcttagtataatagtgctgggagggttaaaaaaaataaaaaaaagttaactcaccttatccccatgatcgcctagttcccggtcggtctgttctttagctgtggctaaaggacctgtggtgatgtcagatcacatgctccatcaccatggtgatggatcatgtgattggagcatgtgatctgacatcaccaaaggtcattcagcccacagctaaagaacagaccgggatctacacgatcatggggataaggtgagttaacttttttattttttttaacccttccagcgctattatactaagcattctgtattcagaatgctattattttcccttataaccatgttataagggaaaataatacaatcttcagaacatcaatcccaagcccgaacttctgtgaagaagttcgggtttgggtaccaaacatgcgcgatttttctcacgcgagtgcaaaacgcattacaatgttttgcactcgcgcggaaaaatcgcgggtgtttccgcaacgcacccgcacatttttccgcaacgcccgtgtgaaaccagcctaaataaaaaatatacatattaggtatcggcgcgtccgtgacaacctggtctataaaaataccacatgatctaatctgtcagatgaatgttgtaaataacaaaaaataaaaacggtgccaaaacagctatttcttgttaccttgtagtttatagaatggggtaatttttgggtggtttctattatgtaagcctcgcaaagtgacttcagacctgaactggtccctaaaaattgggttttgcttctaaacttctaagctttgtaacatccccaaaaaataaaatatccaaaatgatccaaacatgaagtagacatatggggaatgtaaaataactatttttggaggtattactatgtattatagaagtagag
This portion of the Bufo gargarizans isolate SCDJY-AF-19 chromosome 1, ASM1485885v1, whole genome shotgun sequence genome encodes:
- the LOC122925090 gene encoding oocyte zinc finger protein XlCOF6.1-like, giving the protein MMEEHQPLISQENPSKNCIGNVILSLNSKAEDEDTMQHSLGETLITLNVHPGLHRTDVSYNLPNHEEPLGGKRFQCGKEFSKRSRLSTHKRILPGKKPYSCAESGKHFRKKSYLVRHEINHTEDKPYSCSECGKCFTEKSSLVTHEKSHTGEKPYSCSECEKCFNSKLHLVIHQTSHTGEKPYSCSECFKGFSIKSSLVRHKKIHKSEKPYSCSECGKWFTEKSQLVRHEKNHTGEKPYSCSECGKCFTAKSILATHERYHIGEKQYSCSECGKCFTWKSDLVRHERIHTGEKPFLCSECGKCFTDKSTLVAHWRTHTGEKPYSCPECVKCFLKKSNFVTHWRTHTGEKPYSCSECGKCFTDRSHLVRHEISHTGEKPYSCPECGECFTSKIKLKDHQKCHTGEKLF